In Candidatus Kerfeldbacteria bacterium, a single genomic region encodes these proteins:
- a CDS encoding tetratricopeptide repeat protein has protein sequence MWFSHWLQSIHDWFRPEPREIRYVRGILYVLLGLTPIIFIPGTPSIVELHKAFVVVCLALVAAGIYGWSVLRHHLVVVMPRIVQWLLLALVGFTVLSFVLARSHAVALTGIGDMYHSGAVLWLAYVLVAYCLVCVLHTPRQLWITLGALVGGTFVGLLVASLQSFEIFIFPWESTQYALFSPLANTRGIVSLLAAIIALGAGGLSSAVARSWRLTLVGISGVAALIWFRLYQPETAVLLGAGAIAVGMARDWHTRLTWKSAPVIPAILVLVALGAGLLYQSGMLTYVDSGRVALETPTAFVLARDRLIQSPFWGAGPNNFYFDFTLHRPIAFNDTAVWTARFVKTTTEWLGLAHQYGLGMVFVFIGIIVYTIHLSWRERIHSFAGHVDYARRLPLLVLVLWLMVTAYGLFANGSVLYWVWWWVLWAAWWVSMRIGINHQPVKTIHVQSSKPWLAPLIFAVGSAVALFGVYGAVRVWTADMYFARANHELATQGSFDDITDSVNHALKLNPSKLAYYQMKAAGYAERAQTTAARDGVTEAVQHDVQVVMDTLSQGQRHLARDPAYYEMTTGIYDSLRGIVGNVDQLSERAFSRAVELDPYNPLVRLNIGRALLLHAQRLIEVGEPVDSVNQLIDQAISDFNTAKSLKQDFVAPEYNIAIACQMRGDSAAARAHLEEAVASHPDDYDLQYALAGLYTDAGDYDRALSLYDGIIDVVPNHTGVFWQRSIIYEAQDNVPEAIKEIEKLLAIEPDYTPAQERLETLQQEE, from the coding sequence ATGTGGTTCTCTCATTGGTTGCAGTCTATCCACGACTGGTTCCGACCGGAACCTCGTGAGATACGGTATGTCCGAGGCATCCTCTATGTATTGCTTGGGCTGACACCGATTATTTTCATTCCTGGCACGCCATCAATCGTTGAATTGCATAAGGCATTCGTCGTGGTCTGCCTGGCACTGGTAGCCGCCGGTATCTATGGCTGGAGCGTCCTACGTCACCATTTAGTGGTGGTAATGCCGCGAATCGTTCAGTGGTTATTGTTGGCTCTGGTTGGGTTTACCGTGTTGTCGTTTGTCCTGGCTCGAAGTCATGCTGTGGCGCTCACCGGCATCGGTGATATGTACCATAGTGGCGCAGTGCTCTGGTTAGCCTACGTACTGGTGGCGTATTGTTTGGTTTGTGTTCTTCATACGCCCAGACAGCTGTGGATTACGCTCGGTGCGCTCGTTGGAGGAACGTTCGTTGGGTTGCTTGTCGCCTCCCTGCAATCATTTGAAATATTTATTTTCCCCTGGGAAAGCACTCAGTATGCGTTATTTTCTCCGCTTGCTAATACTCGCGGCATTGTTTCATTATTGGCGGCGATCATCGCTCTGGGAGCCGGGGGTTTATCTAGTGCCGTTGCTCGGTCCTGGCGTCTAACGCTGGTAGGTATCAGTGGTGTGGCCGCATTGATTTGGTTTCGTCTGTATCAGCCTGAAACCGCGGTATTGCTGGGCGCGGGAGCGATCGCTGTCGGTATGGCTCGCGATTGGCACACCCGGCTTACCTGGAAATCAGCGCCGGTGATTCCGGCCATACTCGTTTTGGTAGCGCTGGGTGCAGGTTTGCTCTATCAGTCCGGCATGCTTACCTATGTCGATTCAGGTAGAGTGGCGCTCGAAACGCCGACCGCATTTGTTTTGGCCCGTGATCGATTGATCCAATCGCCCTTCTGGGGAGCGGGACCGAATAATTTCTATTTTGATTTTACGTTACATCGTCCCATAGCTTTTAATGACACGGCGGTTTGGACTGCGCGATTTGTAAAAACGACCACTGAGTGGCTTGGATTAGCGCATCAATATGGTTTGGGGATGGTATTCGTTTTCATTGGCATTATTGTCTATACCATACACCTCTCATGGCGTGAACGAATACATTCGTTTGCTGGGCATGTTGACTATGCTCGACGGCTGCCGTTGCTGGTGCTTGTTTTATGGTTGATGGTAACGGCATATGGGCTGTTTGCTAACGGTTCAGTACTGTATTGGGTATGGTGGTGGGTACTCTGGGCAGCCTGGTGGGTCAGTATGCGGATTGGCATCAATCATCAGCCGGTAAAGACTATTCATGTGCAATCAAGTAAACCATGGCTCGCCCCGCTTATCTTTGCTGTTGGTTCAGCAGTCGCACTCTTTGGGGTCTATGGCGCAGTGCGCGTGTGGACCGCAGATATGTATTTTGCGCGCGCCAACCATGAATTAGCGACGCAGGGATCGTTTGATGACATTACCGATTCTGTTAATCATGCGCTAAAGCTTAATCCCTCTAAACTCGCGTATTACCAGATGAAAGCCGCAGGCTACGCCGAGCGCGCTCAGACCACTGCTGCTCGTGATGGCGTGACCGAGGCGGTGCAGCACGATGTGCAGGTGGTGATGGATACGCTATCTCAGGGTCAGCGCCATTTGGCGCGCGATCCGGCATACTATGAAATGACGACGGGGATCTATGATTCTTTGCGCGGCATTGTTGGCAATGTCGACCAATTGTCAGAACGAGCCTTCAGTCGGGCAGTTGAGCTTGATCCGTATAATCCGCTGGTCAGGCTGAATATTGGCCGCGCTTTACTCTTGCATGCCCAGCGACTTATTGAGGTTGGTGAGCCGGTTGATTCAGTCAATCAATTAATTGATCAGGCAATAAGTGATTTTAATACCGCCAAATCATTGAAGCAGGACTTTGTTGCCCCAGAGTATAATATTGCCATTGCGTGTCAAATGCGTGGCGATAGCGCTGCTGCCCGCGCACATTTAGAGGAGGCGGTGGCGTCGCATCCGGATGATTATGATTTGCAATACGCGCTGGCCGGTCTGTATACAGACGCAGGGGATTACGATCGCGCATTAAGTCTGTATGATGGGATTATTGATGTCGTACCAAATCATACCGGCGTATTTTGGCAGCGTTCCATTATTTATGAGGCTCAGGATAACGTACCCGAGGCGATTAAGGAGATTGAAAAACTGTTAGCCATTGAACCGGATTACACGCCAGCTCAAGAGCGACTCGAGACGCTTCAGCAGGAAGAATAG
- a CDS encoding NAD-dependent epimerase/dehydratase family protein, with product MPKILITGSAGQVGSALLPALIHKYGAENIVITIHKTTAVASPCATETLDITNQDAIRAILQKHQIDTIYHLAGMLSAASEKNPDLAWEVNFSSLKNILDLARELKIKRIFWPSSIAAFGPNTPHDHTPQSTILEPSTLYGVAKVSGELLCNYYYKKFNVDVRSVRYPGLISHAAPPADGTTEYSIAMFYAALKKEPFSCFLRADSALPMLYMDDAIKGTIDLMEADAAALSTHMSYNISGFSFTPAELVTEIKKHIPGFAVTYAPDFHQAIADSWPRSIDDSLARHDWGWQPHFTLETMVADMIKQLRVKLNIPAE from the coding sequence ATGCCAAAAATCCTCATAACTGGTTCAGCCGGACAAGTCGGCTCCGCACTTCTCCCGGCGCTGATTCATAAATATGGTGCGGAAAATATTGTGATCACCATTCACAAAACCACTGCGGTTGCCTCTCCCTGTGCCACCGAAACGCTTGATATAACGAACCAAGATGCCATACGCGCTATTCTGCAAAAACACCAGATCGATACCATCTACCACCTAGCCGGTATGCTCTCAGCTGCCAGTGAAAAAAATCCTGACCTTGCCTGGGAAGTCAATTTCTCGAGCCTCAAAAATATTTTGGATCTTGCTCGAGAACTAAAAATTAAACGCATCTTTTGGCCGAGCTCAATCGCGGCATTTGGCCCAAATACCCCCCATGACCACACACCTCAATCAACTATACTGGAGCCGAGTACACTCTACGGCGTAGCAAAAGTTTCAGGTGAACTGCTGTGTAACTATTATTACAAAAAATTTAATGTGGATGTTCGCAGCGTTCGGTACCCTGGCCTGATCAGCCATGCTGCTCCACCAGCCGATGGCACCACGGAATACTCAATTGCCATGTTTTATGCTGCACTTAAAAAAGAACCGTTTAGCTGTTTTCTGCGTGCCGACAGCGCCCTGCCTATGCTCTACATGGATGACGCAATCAAAGGAACGATTGACCTGATGGAGGCTGATGCCGCGGCACTCTCCACCCATATGAGTTATAATATTTCTGGTTTTAGTTTCACACCCGCTGAACTGGTCACGGAAATTAAAAAACATATTCCCGGTTTTGCGGTGACCTACGCGCCAGACTTCCACCAAGCCATCGCTGACTCATGGCCACGCTCAATCGATGACTCCCTGGCACGCCACGACTGGGGTTGGCAACCGCACTTCACCTTGGAGACGATGGTGGCAGACATGATAAAACAATTACGCGTCAAACTGAATATCCCTGCCGAGTAA
- the topA gene encoding type I DNA topoisomerase, whose product MKLLIVESPTKAKTVTKFLGTKSPYHVTASVGHIRDLPKSNKTAIDIPGGFVPRYVIPDKKKEVVEELQKLAKKAEEIILATDPDREGEAIAWHIADTLAEHVGTLPPLKRVVFHEITKTAIDDAMAHPREIDQNLRRAQEARRVLDRLVGYDLSGLIWKKVRYGLSAGRVQSPALRILVEREREIRAFVPETFWVIEAHMVTKNKEAMTLTCATEPRDRTEVDRILAAGKQGPWSITDVKATEAKRSPKAPFITSSLQQTASSRLGFTPSRTMRAAQKLYEAGHITYMRTDSTTLSAEALQQIAGVITKEYGAENLNQRQYKTQSKNAQEAHEAIRPTNSAKKSAGSADDQKRLYALIRQRTIASQMIDAKILKTKISATVTGKSIPDFAVTGSHVLTPGWLLADPEARGEDVDLPRAQAGDPLTLQKIVDIEKQTQPPARYSEAGLIRELEKRGIGRPSTYASIIQTILDRGYITKDRSRLQPTDTGEVVSEFLEKYFAKYISDSFTAELEDELDDIANGKREYESTLKTFYTPFHADVEAKENIEKITNLGNADAKHECPKCKSPMIIKLGKNGKFLSCSRFPECDGALLINGDELKGPQIIGKHPDTDEPIYLLDGRFGPYVQIGERTKANPKPKRASVPADKDLTTVTLADALHYLSLPRNLGTHPTTGKEILANKGRFGPYIVHDGDFRSLKKDDVFSIELPRALEILAEEKKSRRRKSK is encoded by the coding sequence ATGAAACTTCTGATTGTCGAATCGCCCACCAAAGCGAAAACAGTAACAAAATTTCTTGGCACTAAGTCCCCCTACCACGTCACCGCCAGTGTCGGGCATATTCGTGATTTGCCTAAGAGCAATAAAACTGCCATTGATATTCCCGGCGGCTTTGTCCCACGCTATGTAATTCCTGATAAAAAAAAGGAGGTCGTCGAAGAGTTGCAAAAATTAGCTAAAAAAGCTGAAGAAATTATTCTGGCAACCGATCCTGATCGAGAGGGAGAAGCAATTGCCTGGCATATTGCCGACACCCTTGCCGAGCATGTTGGAACGCTGCCACCCCTCAAACGAGTTGTCTTTCATGAAATTACCAAAACCGCCATTGATGACGCCATGGCGCACCCGCGTGAAATCGATCAAAACTTGCGTCGCGCCCAAGAAGCGCGTCGCGTACTTGACCGCCTGGTCGGATATGACTTAAGCGGCCTGATCTGGAAAAAGGTAAGATATGGACTGTCCGCTGGCCGTGTACAATCCCCCGCGCTGCGCATCTTAGTCGAGCGCGAACGAGAAATCAGAGCGTTTGTCCCGGAAACATTTTGGGTGATTGAAGCGCACATGGTGACTAAAAATAAAGAAGCCATGACTCTCACCTGTGCCACCGAGCCACGCGACCGCACTGAAGTTGATCGCATACTTGCAGCGGGTAAACAAGGACCATGGTCAATCACGGATGTCAAAGCAACTGAAGCCAAGCGCTCACCCAAAGCACCATTCATCACTTCGTCACTTCAGCAAACTGCCAGTAGTCGGCTTGGCTTCACCCCATCACGGACGATGCGCGCCGCTCAAAAACTCTATGAAGCGGGACATATTACGTACATGCGTACGGACAGTACGACGCTGAGTGCCGAGGCGCTCCAGCAAATTGCTGGCGTCATTACCAAAGAATATGGCGCGGAAAATCTCAACCAACGGCAGTACAAAACCCAATCGAAAAATGCGCAAGAAGCCCACGAGGCTATTCGCCCAACCAATAGTGCAAAAAAGTCAGCCGGAAGCGCTGACGACCAAAAACGACTATACGCGCTGATTCGCCAGCGAACGATCGCCTCACAGATGATTGACGCGAAAATTCTCAAAACAAAAATCAGCGCTACCGTTACTGGTAAATCCATTCCCGATTTTGCGGTTACTGGCTCCCACGTCCTTACCCCTGGTTGGCTGCTGGCTGACCCCGAAGCTCGCGGCGAAGATGTAGACCTGCCCCGAGCACAAGCCGGAGATCCGCTTACCCTGCAGAAAATAGTAGATATTGAGAAACAAACGCAGCCGCCCGCCCGTTACTCCGAGGCTGGCTTGATTCGCGAGCTGGAGAAACGTGGAATCGGCCGTCCGAGCACATATGCATCAATCATTCAAACTATTCTTGACCGAGGTTATATCACGAAGGACCGCTCCCGCCTCCAACCAACTGACACGGGTGAAGTAGTTAGCGAATTTCTAGAAAAATATTTTGCCAAATATATTAGCGACTCATTTACTGCCGAACTCGAAGACGAGCTTGATGATATTGCTAACGGAAAACGAGAATACGAATCAACGCTTAAAACCTTCTACACGCCATTCCATGCTGATGTTGAGGCTAAAGAAAATATAGAAAAAATTACCAACTTGGGCAATGCTGACGCCAAACACGAATGTCCAAAATGTAAATCACCCATGATCATCAAATTGGGCAAAAACGGTAAATTCTTGAGCTGTTCACGCTTCCCTGAATGCGATGGCGCCCTCCTGATCAATGGAGATGAATTAAAAGGACCGCAAATTATTGGGAAGCACCCGGATACCGATGAACCAATTTACTTGCTCGACGGCAGATTCGGACCCTATGTCCAGATCGGTGAACGCACGAAGGCAAATCCAAAACCAAAGCGAGCTAGTGTTCCTGCGGACAAAGATTTAACAACAGTTACGTTAGCTGACGCATTACACTATCTGAGCCTCCCACGAAATCTCGGTACCCACCCAACCACTGGAAAAGAAATATTGGCAAATAAAGGACGCTTTGGTCCCTACATAGTCCACGATGGTGATTTCCGCTCGCTGAAAAAAGACGATGTCTTCAGTATTGAATTACCCCGCGCTCTGGAAATCCTCGCCGAAGAAAAAAAATCCCGCCGAAGAAAATCTAAATAA
- the dprA gene encoding DNA-protecting protein DprA, producing the protein MDTVQKDIIFWVGFSHCRSIGARTLKRLIDYFPDLEAAWRAPAEALLRAGVAPHRLGQLLDERKRINPEAVYQLTLHHQINIVTIKNQAYPPLLREIPDAPQLLFYRGSLPRWTHHLVAVVGSRKTTPYGRHITPLLIEPLAAQGITVVSGLALGIDTLAHQSTLDMGGTTIAVLAGGLDTIYPRTNTALAESIIAHGGCLLSEYPVGTPPFKQHFPIRNRIIAGLSHLTVVIEGMADSGSLITARLAVDYNRDVGAVPGAITSDHARGPHHLLKDGAAMIERVDDIYALLKLDKKSDTVQNKSVVPTTDAERQLLELIGSIPVDIDEIFQQSRLPSSAVNTALTNLEMNGTIRRSGSTHYVRT; encoded by the coding sequence ATGGACACAGTGCAAAAAGATATCATATTCTGGGTGGGTTTTTCACACTGCCGCAGCATCGGCGCCCGCACGCTGAAACGGCTGATTGATTATTTCCCTGACCTAGAGGCTGCTTGGCGAGCACCAGCCGAAGCATTACTGCGAGCCGGCGTGGCGCCACACCGACTCGGACAATTGTTAGACGAACGAAAACGAATTAACCCTGAAGCAGTCTACCAACTGACGTTGCATCACCAGATCAATATCGTCACCATCAAAAATCAGGCCTACCCCCCACTCCTACGAGAAATCCCCGACGCGCCCCAGCTTCTCTTTTACCGCGGCAGCCTGCCACGCTGGACCCACCATCTTGTCGCCGTCGTCGGCTCACGAAAAACCACGCCGTACGGCAGACATATCACCCCACTCCTAATTGAACCGCTGGCGGCACAAGGAATCACCGTCGTTTCTGGCTTGGCGCTCGGAATAGACACTCTGGCTCATCAGTCAACGCTCGATATGGGTGGTACGACCATTGCCGTGCTCGCTGGTGGGCTCGACACCATCTACCCCCGCACCAATACAGCGCTTGCCGAATCGATAATCGCGCATGGCGGATGCCTCCTCTCAGAATACCCCGTTGGCACCCCGCCATTTAAACAGCATTTTCCCATTCGAAACCGCATCATCGCTGGGCTATCCCATCTCACAGTGGTCATCGAGGGTATGGCCGATTCGGGTTCATTGATCACTGCTCGATTAGCCGTTGATTATAACCGGGATGTCGGGGCCGTTCCAGGTGCCATCACCTCAGACCATGCCCGAGGACCACATCACTTACTTAAAGATGGTGCAGCGATGATAGAGCGCGTAGATGATATATATGCGCTACTCAAACTTGACAAGAAGAGCGACACAGTCCAAAATAAATCAGTCGTCCCCACGACTGATGCCGAGCGTCAGCTCCTCGAGCTGATTGGGAGCATCCCCGTGGATATTGACGAAATTTTTCAACAGAGTAGACTACCAAGCAGCGCGGTGAATACGGCCTTAACGAATTTAGAAATGAATGGCACGATTCGTCGCAGCGGCAGCACCCATTACGTCCGCACATAA